From the Papaver somniferum cultivar HN1 chromosome 2, ASM357369v1, whole genome shotgun sequence genome, the window TAGCCTTAAATTTTTTAAGTATTTATAGATTTGTCCCCCTTATCTTTATATATCACTTAAAAGAGCCTTGAATTCTCTGCGATATTTACTATAAAAAGTACAGGTAATGGACATTTATCGTATAAAACTCGGCTTGAATACCAAAATTACGTCGGAAAGAAATGAAAACTATCGAATTACTAAATCAAGCCACTAATTTAAACGTCTACAATTTATTGTGCATTTTAGTGACACCATTTCAAAGAAAAAACAACGGCCAAAAAAAAGTTACGGCCTTCGGCTGCCTACTTTTACGACATTATTTCTTTGCCTATATATTTGTCCCCCCAAACAATAAATCCTAGCTCCGTACCTGCCAACTCATGATGGAAGAAAAGTTGGAGTGACATGTAGCAAGCATGACTAGGACTCTCTTCTAGCCTCACAAGTTTGCTTTAAAAGCAAATCTGTTTTCATTCCATCATGAAGTTATGTGAAGAAATAGAATTTGATAATAAGTCATGAAAGGTTAAGTGTCTTGTGGGTGTTTCTATTTCCTTGTACTTAATCTGTCTAGTATAGGGGTGTAAATTAGGCCAGGCCGGGCAACCCAACCCGTTTTCTACCGCAGGCCAGGCCAGATAGGCCTCATAATCAGCTACCCAAAAAGCCcgtcaggccgggcaggccaggtaGAATCACTTATTTTGAGGCCCAAAACTTGCCCAAAGCCCATTTTATAAGCAGGCCAAACATGCTTCGGGTTTTTTGAGTTTTCATGATTTAACTTCTATTTTATTATCTGGAGATTAAATGAACTATACGTTAAAATAATTAGTCTTCTAAATGtaaaatagaaatgaaaataagaattttaatccaaaatataaCTAAAACACATGACAATTTGCTTTAACATTAGACCAGGCAGGGCTATTAAATTTTTGGGAAAACCCGAGTCTGCCCATTTAAATTAATCAAGCCAGGCCAGGCGGCCCGTGACGGGCTGCAACAGGCTTTGGGTTCATTCGTGTACAAGCAGACTCAGACGGATACAGGCagaccgagtattttcgggtattatttacacccctagtctAGTATGAACTATATGTAGTGTCATTGCTATATATGGTGCTGGTTTCTTGTGTTGTTGAGTATGCTAATACTAAGTTTAACGTCTGATTtcagcataaggttgttttccacgatGTTTAGATCTTAATTGTAGGATTAATGGAGTTGAAATTCCAACAAAGGCCACCTTTTGTTTTCttgttcaaaaaaagaaaagaaggtatGCACTAGTTCCTCCCATGCACTAGTCATTGAGCAGATTTGAGGTGCCGCACTGAATTTTGCTACTTTGGCATCACGGGTCCTTTGAGAAATCATCCTACGTTGGATTTTAGATCGCGATGAACAACTCGCGGGTCCAATGTCaaattttgattcacatgaaagAATTTTGGGTTAGAgagttgttattttatttttgtaagcaAATTTGTCATaaaaagagttattttatttttataagcaAACATGTGATCAAAAAGATTTTGCTAAGAAAAGTTTGGTCACTGCTGAGCATATAAAGGGGTTTACATAGGAGTATTATCTAACACAATGTTTGTTTGCATTTGATTCGCGGTATGGACTTGAGTCAATCCTTGATTCTCTTTGAATAAGATATCAGAtcgtttatttttaattttgaatCAGATCTGACTTGATACCTGACTCATATCTAACCCCTGGCTCGGGTCTGAGTCGGGTAACAAAGTACTCCTGACTCATTGGACTAGGCCTGTGTCTCATatatttttgagtcagttgaGTCAGATCTGGTTCATacaacaaacatattgagttagATTTGACTCAGTCAGGTGGAGTTAGATGAGTCAGGTGAACAAGGTGTAATACCATTGTGCTTACCGGTCATTAGGTGTAAGGAGCGTGTAAGAATAATAATCCGAGTGTAGGTATAAAAAGGATTGGTGATGCTAGAATAATCATCGTGTAAGCCAGAAGTTTTATTTATAGGGAGGGGAAGAATTCTCTCTCGTGGTCTGTTCATCAACAATCGAAGCAACAAATCATGCCTGGAAATAGGGATTGCACAGTTTATGTTGGTAAGCTCCTGTCAATTCTTTCTCATTAGTTCCATCTTATTTATGATTGTATCAGGGTTCCAATTTAATATAATATATATCCATATTAATTTTCAAACTGTTTGAAATTTTTCTTATTGCACGACCTATATATTGAAATTGTGATTGAATAATGTGATCTATGTAAGTTTCATCTGATTATATAATTTAATTTTAAGCttaaatttctcaatttttgagATTTTCACAATTATTATAGTAATaatgttttctagggttttcaagATGTGTTTgaattattattgtttttgaaACAATATATCGTTTCATACCTAATGGTTGAGAAATTATGCTGCTACAAAAGTTGGGTGATATTAGttgatgttggtattatgactGAAAGTTTTGCATCATATAGTTCCCTAGTTTTGTTGTTTGTCGACAAACCTGTACTCTTTCAAGGTGATGGCTTTATTAAAAATTTGGATTTATTACCGAGGAACACTGACAGTCTGGATGAGATCGAATAGAAGTAGGCATGCGTGAAGGACGCTAGCTCTTGGAATGAAGTTTGATTTCAGAAGTTGGTCTGAAAAGGATTCAACTGATGATTCTGATTTTATGGTTGTATTTACAAACACCAATGTCCCATATTCTCATACAGGGGTTTAGACTGTAGACCCTATTTTCATCTTTTATTGTGGCTCAGTTTTGCGCTGTTTGGTTTGCTATTTAATAATCACATCCTTTCATCCAGCAATTTTGATTTTGCATTTTGTGACGGGTTTAGTTCAGGCAGTCTCTTACCCACCCCATGGCTGCACCCTATCTTATGTAGTATATCATATATTCGGTGTCTTATTCTGTTGCAGAAGGTCTACTTTTTGTACTTATGTTGAGGGAAATTCTCTTTGGAAACTGATCTTAATTCATCTATACATGTAAATTCTTTTTTCACTATATCTTGCTCGAGGTTTTCATACTTTCTTGTATGTGTTTCTAATCTGTACAGTACCTTTTTTGTTTTGTCAATTTATTCCCATTGTGGGTCATTGACATGTTTGACTTGCTACCGGTTTCTTTAGTTTAGCCATCTTACTTGTAGTTGTTAATTATTTTTACATAGGTAACTTGGATGAGAGGGTCAGTGAAAGAGTATTGTATGATATCCTCATTCAGGCAGGAAGGGTAGTGGACTTGCACATTCCACGAGACAGAGAATCTAATCGTCCCAAGGGTTATGCCTTCGCGGAATATGAAACTGAGGAGATAGCAGACTACGCTGTCAGGCTTTTCACTGGCCTTGTGACTCTTTACAATAGATCTTTGAAATTTGCGGTGCGTTCTTGTATCCTCTCACTTCGTCTATGTAAACTTTTGGCTCTTTTTCAAATACGCCTGTCTTTCATTGGTGGAATGCCTTTGCTATCTTTTGGATTCTTTATATACCCCCAATTTCTTGTCATTTGGTTTTCTAATAATAAAATTAATTGTTTTACATCTATTGGAGTATCTGGCGCTCGTATTAGTTATTTTCTACTTATATCTTGCGAAATATCTTCTCTGGAACAGATATCTGGGCAAGATAAGACTACACCCTTGTCTTCCAAGCCAAGGCCTCAACCCTTAATTTATAGCCATAGTGAAACAAGGTTTTCTTCATTTACCGCAAGTGATATACAACAAGGTGATTAAGATTTTCTTTACTCATTTCCATGAAAATGGTGTAATTGTTCGTCTGTTTCTTACTTTTGAGCACTCCTCTGCAGAATTAACTCCTCCGGGAGTAAAACAGGGTAATGGTTATGGATTAGAACTCAGCAGCAAAAATTACGACATCAGTCGTCAGGTTTTAGGAGCAGCAGAAGAGAGCATTCGCCGCACAAATTCAAGTCGAAAAATGTACGACTCCAAACTCCCTGTCATGTTCGTCTCATAGTGATTATCTTTTAAATGGTTGTTGTGTAGCTTTGGTGTGAAAATCTTAGCCTTAGAACCCTTCGAGTTAGATTATCAGTATAGTCTCTCTTTTCAATCATGAATTGCCAATGGATATCAAGCTTACACTGAGTTTTAGTGTCTTTTCCTGTAGAGTCTGTTGTATAGTGGCAGATCCATTTTTAGGTGTGATGTATATCTTTTAGCTTTAGGAATTAGGTCACTTGGTTATCTTTTGTTAGTCTGTCGTTAAGTGATAGTTGTTTTATAGTGGAAATTTAATTAAATAATACCCCCTATATTTGTGTTTGTAGGATTGTTTCTCTGTAGTAACCTAATATTTTTGGGGCAAGAACTAAATGCTAGTAATATCTTAAGCCTTTAAGGTGTATGATTTTATATAGAATGTGCATCTCACTTTCATGTAGTGTGAGATGAAAGTCGTCAaataatgttaatgttagttaCGTAGTATCATTTTGGGTAGAGGATACTGTAGACTCTACATTCCAATAAATGTCCAGTAGAAAGTATAGGCTTATGAATAAAAGGGTAGGCTGAGTACTGTTTTGtgaaattttctttttttgtcgaCTTTCTAAAGGTTTGATACTTTGATCgactgattttattattttttaatctcTCACGATTTGGCTAAATCCGGGAAGAGAGTAGTTTTTGGTTTATTATCAATACTGGAAACTGATTGGTTCATTGTGTGAAATTTGGTTTTAGAAACGGCAGAATATCGTTTCAGAGGTAGTGCAAAAAGAAGACCTAACATAGCTCTGGGATATATGATGTTGAGTGTTCGATAGGTAGGTAACTTGTTATGATGGAGTTTTACTCTTCCTGTCTGTGTTTGGGTTCATATTTTTCCTTGCTTGATTGAATTTCGGAGAGACTTAATATGTCATCTAAAGTTCTCTGTTATACGAAAGAATCAAGTGATAATTGTAGACGGGGACATCAGAGGAAAGTTTGTAACACACTGTTCAATGTAAAATCAGACTAAATCATCGTTTTAACTCTACTTTGAAGGTGCGTGCATTGTATCATAAGCTCTTGAGACTTTGCCAGAGTGTTTGCTGTACTATAAAACTTTCATTTTCACCaaccatagattctcttatgctAAAGATGAAACTTTCATTTTCATCTAAAGAACGGGTTTTTATCTGCGCAGAAGGAGAATTCCATTCCAAAGAGAGAAAGGAAATTGATATCCCTTTTCACTAATGTGTGTGGTTTTAGTGGGTGTTTATGTAACTTGGACTGTTTGGAAATTAGGATTGCAATTtcattgatgattatgatgatgatccCAACCGTAAACCCTTTCTTTGCTTAAAACATGTCTGAAGTTATTTAGTAAATCCAGTCTCATCTGCAATGTGGTTTTAATGGGTGTTTATGGAACTTGAACTTCGTCTAGACGTCAATGAAAACAGTAGGATTGCCATCCAGTCTCATCCGTAACATAAGTTAACTTTAACAGGTTTTCTCATGAATGATGTTTTCTTCCTCGTCTTGATAAACCcttctaatttttttggaattttactAATATTTTAGGTTAATGGAACATGCATTTTCATGAGAATCAGAATAGCATTATAAACAAAAGACAGAGAAAGGTTAATTGATTACTGTTAAATCGATTTTTTTTACAGAGTTAATTATCTCCCCATCAATGGGGTTTTTAGCCTTTTGTTGTTAATTACAGAAAGGCCACTAAAAATTTAGGTCTGGTTGTGACAAAACATCTAATAACGCTATTCTAACACCAATCAAGTTCTTATAGAGATCATCTATTCTTCCTTCTAATGGATCTATGATTCCCTTTTCTGTTTCCCCACAATCTCTTCTCAATTCCTCAACACACACCCTCAATTCTCTTTGAACATCTTTATTTCCTAGTCGTTGGGAATTCAGCATTTCCCGCAATCTCTTGCCTGCGGTAACCAAgtctctcaactcatctaaaACCGCACCACTGGATTTTCTGTGATTTTCAATTCCTTCTTTCATTTCCTTGCGTAGATCGTTTAACGAATTCGACCATAGTGACATTTCACATGATTTTGTAACAGGTAAACCACGTTTTGATCTAAACGACAACATGATTCCGATTGCACCAATTGCAAGAACAGTGATGGCTCTAGAACCACTCAGAATTTCTTCTAATGCCGTCTCGCTGGATTTACCTGCACAAGAACCTTTCACGGCTAGTTTCGATAGATTGGAGAGACATTTCTCTAGTCCTCCAAATTTCTTTTCTGATCTTTCACAAGAATCTAATAGAACGGCGACACGTTCTACTGCAGTCGTACTTGGCTGCGAATTCCCATCTAGCCAATGCGCAACGGTCTTCATCAAATCGATGTAGTTACGAATAGTCTCTATTTTCTCCCGCAGATTATTGCAAGCATCTAGCAGTTCCACGACGTCTTCAACATGATTTTCAATTGCTTTCCTATCACTTTTGCAGTACGAATTCGTAAACAATTCCAAAGCAATTTTTTGGCTATCGATGGCAACATCAACTGCACCCATGAACCATGTAGCAATCGATGAAGAAGACTCAGATGGACCGACTTCAATTCCTCGAAACCTTAATGCGTCGAGTTCTCCGGCTAACCATCCGTCGAATGAACTACGAGAATTAGGCCATGGAGTTACAGACGACGACGTTGGCGATGACTTCGCCTGAGATTTCAGACGCTTGAATGAACTAAAAAGTGTAGAAGTGGACTTCATATTTTCT encodes:
- the LOC113347308 gene encoding spliceosome-associated protein 49-like isoform X2: MPGNRDCTVYVGNLDERVSERVLYDILIQAGRVVDLHIPRDRESNRPKGYAFAEYETEEIADYAVRLFTGLVTLYNRSLKFAISGQDKTTPLSSKPRPQPLIYSHSETRFSSFTASDIQQELTPPGVKQGNGYGLELSSKNYDISRQVLGAAEESIRRTNSSRKM
- the LOC113347308 gene encoding RNA-binding protein 7-like isoform X1, with the translated sequence MPGNRDCTVYVGNLDERVSERVLYDILIQAGRVVDLHIPRDRESNRPKGYAFAEYETEEIADYAVRLFTGLVTLYNRSLKFAISGQDKTTPLSSKPRPQPLIYSHSETRFSSFTASDIQQELTPPGVKQGNGYGLELSSKNYDISRQVLGAAEESIRRTNSSRKINGRISFQR